The Actinobacillus suis ATCC 33415 DNA segment CTTGTCGAACAATATTTTGTGGAGGAACTACCGGTAAGATTGCTACGCCGTAAGCTGAATTTGCCCGCCATTCGCCTTTGGGCGGTTGGCGTCTTACCGCATGGCTAAATTCACCGGCAAAGAAAATCAAACTGGTTTCGCCATTCTCCGCCACTTCCTTAATATAGGGTTGTAACACGATTTGTTGTCCTAAATAGGGGCTAAAATCCGGGATCGGTTGATCCGCTTGCCATTTGATGACCGCATTACCACTCTGTCCGATCGCCGGTTTGCTCACCACAGCTTGTCCGTTTTGGTGGTACGGCTGACAAGCGGTCTGAATTTGGTCGAGATCCGCCAATAATAGTTGGCTTGGAATCACATCTACACCCATTTGTTGTAAATCCAGTAAATAGCTTTTGTGCATATTCCAATCCATTAACTGAACGGGATTTGCAAATTTTTGCCCGAATTCGACCGCTTGTTGCAGCCATTGGCGGAAGCATTCCGGCTGTTGGGCGTAGTCCCACGCACAAAGCGGTAAAATAACATCAGCTTGCGGCTGATTTTGCCAGCAATCCACTTTGACTTGCAGTCCGTTAGCTTGTAATAAGCGAATCAGCGGTTGTAAATTATCAGGAAGATTGGGGTAAGTTTGGCAGGTAGTAATGGCTATCGAATGTGACATAATCGGCTCAAAAAAGGCAAGTGAGCCAAAGCCCACTTGCCATTAAATTGAATGGTTATTTTAACTTAATAAAAAATGTGCCTTGTGGTACAACTGGCAAATATTGGCGGTGGAAATCCAAATAGGTTTTCTCCGGATCAATATCTTTAAACTGTTCCGGGTAAAGCGTTTTTGCCATAAATTGTGCGCTGGCTAAGTCGGTAATCGAGCGAGATGCTGTGTGATAAATGCCGTACACATTGCCTTTTTTCACCGCCGGTACGTTCGACCAACCGGCACGCTGAGTAAAACCGGCAAGACGTTTTTGTGCATCCGCTTCACTGATATTAATCCCCATCGCCATAATTTCGGCATTTTTATCAGTACCCATTTCCGTACCGGAAATAATCACCACCTCCGGATTAGACGCTAAGAATTGCTCCGGATTAATCGGTCCCCAGTTTTCAATAAACGGTGCGGCAATATTGTCACCTCCGACTGTATTCGCAATCGCTCCCCACATATTTTTACCGAAAGTGAAGCTATATTCCGCCGGACCTTTGTT contains these protein-coding regions:
- a CDS encoding ATP-grasp domain-containing protein; the encoded protein is MSHSIAITTCQTYPNLPDNLQPLIRLLQANGLQVKVDCWQNQPQADVILPLCAWDYAQQPECFRQWLQQAVEFGQKFANPVQLMDWNMHKSYLLDLQQMGVDVIPSQLLLADLDQIQTACQPYHQNGQAVVSKPAIGQSGNAVIKWQADQPIPDFSPYLGQQIVLQPYIKEVAENGETSLIFFAGEFSHAVRRQPPKGEWRANSAYGVAILPVVPPQNIVRQARDVLMRLPEMPSYARVDGTIIGDRFLLNELELIEPALYLHTDSQAAVRFAQLLMQKTIEI